In Blastopirellula sp. J2-11, a single genomic region encodes these proteins:
- a CDS encoding transposase, translated as MSQESNRMPRKYSQQFKQDSVDLVVKQGYSFSAAADAVNVLERSLRRWHKQLAPKPKPCGDDASLEDLRAENKRLRKELQQAELEREILKKATAYFAKESQ; from the coding sequence ATGTCTCAGGAATCGAATCGGATGCCACGGAAGTACTCTCAACAGTTTAAGCAGGACTCGGTCGACTTGGTCGTCAAGCAAGGTTACTCGTTTTCGGCGGCGGCCGACGCGGTTAATGTGCTGGAACGGAGCCTGCGGCGATGGCACAAGCAGCTCGCCCCGAAGCCGAAACCGTGCGGCGATGACGCTTCGCTCGAAGATTTGCGAGCCGAGAACAAGCGGCTGCGCAAGGAACTGCAGCAAGCGGAACTTGAGCGAGAAATCTTAAAAAAAGCGACGGCGTATTTTGCGAAGGAGTCGCAGTGA
- a CDS encoding ThuA domain-containing protein, translating into MRIFSLALFALATTSFTSFSQAADPWVVYPGGEGPGAGKHVVLISGDDEYRSEEMLPQLGQILSERHGFKCTVLFPIDPKSGEIVPSHQTNIPGTSVLADADLLIMLTRFRNLPADQMEPFLAYLHSGKPIIAIRTSTHAFNFPKDSPYAKYSWNNEDAAWSGGFGRQVLGETWFSHHGHHGSESTRGVINPDMKDHPILRGVTDIWGPTDVYGVEKLPANAEVLVRGQILTGMKPDDAPVTDNRNDPMMPIIWLNKYQGENGVTTPSLCTTFGSAPDFLCEDYRRLLVNGTYYFTGLTDKIDGQANVELVGDYEPSFFGFGKFKTGMTPADYQRKK; encoded by the coding sequence ATGCGAATTTTCTCGCTGGCGCTTTTCGCCCTCGCCACTACTTCGTTCACTTCTTTTTCGCAGGCGGCTGACCCGTGGGTCGTGTATCCCGGCGGCGAAGGACCCGGCGCCGGTAAGCATGTCGTCCTGATTTCTGGCGATGACGAATATCGTTCCGAAGAAATGTTGCCGCAGTTGGGACAGATCTTGTCCGAGCGGCATGGTTTTAAGTGCACGGTGCTGTTTCCGATCGATCCCAAGTCAGGGGAGATCGTCCCATCGCATCAAACGAATATCCCCGGCACGTCGGTTCTGGCCGACGCTGACCTGTTGATCATGCTGACCCGGTTCCGCAACTTGCCGGCCGATCAGATGGAGCCGTTCCTCGCCTATCTCCATTCCGGCAAACCGATCATCGCGATTCGCACGTCGACCCACGCATTCAACTTTCCCAAGGACTCGCCTTACGCAAAATATAGTTGGAACAACGAAGACGCTGCATGGTCCGGCGGATTTGGTCGGCAGGTCCTCGGCGAAACCTGGTTCAGCCATCATGGTCACCACGGCAGCGAGAGCACCCGCGGCGTGATCAATCCTGACATGAAAGATCACCCGATCTTGCGCGGCGTCACCGACATCTGGGGTCCGACCGACGTCTACGGCGTCGAAAAACTTCCGGCCAACGCCGAAGTCTTAGTGCGTGGCCAGATCTTGACCGGAATGAAGCCAGACGACGCTCCGGTCACCGACAATCGCAACGATCCGATGATGCCGATCATTTGGCTCAACAAATACCAAGGCGAAAACGGCGTGACCACGCCGTCGCTTTGCACAACGTTCGGTTCGGCGCCGGACTTTTTGTGTGAAGATTATCGTCGTCTGCTGGTGAACGGAACTTATTACTTCACGGGTCTGACCGACAAGATCGACGGCCAAGCCAACGTCGAACTGGTCGGCGACTACGAGCCGAGCTTCTTTGGCTTTGGCAAATTCAAGACCGGTATGACGCCGGCCGATTACCAGCGGAAAAAATAG
- a CDS encoding PVC-type heme-binding CxxCH protein, with product MLHRFSLFMLLGAVGFATTAAAESPRVLDDRMQLEMIAESPAIVTPIGVAFDAQGRLLVIESQTHHRKEDYVGPEKDRIRAFVDSDGDGKRDAWSTFYEGTTFTMSLATAADGSIYVATRMEIFRLRDTNDDGVADEKTPIAHLETKGNYPHNGLAGLTFAPDGTLIFGMGENLGEPFALVAADGTQITGGGEGGCVYQCEADGSKLRKIATGVWNPFGMCYDPEDRLFCVDNDPDGRPPCRLLEIVPTGDYGYQFRYGRSGVHPLQAWDAELPGTLPMAAGTGEAPCAVLYDHGSLLVTSWGDHRIERYALEPSGATVRGRMSPVVVGDENFRPTGMVEGPDGAYYFADWVDRSYPVHGQGRLWKLSWKNGPPKDVRLALSNAEQEARKLARKFDFKALDSKDLFLRQAAIAGLTQQPGRLLAVDWDTLPTGEQRLGVLQALRWIGATPDEAHLDEALADDDEAVRIEAVRWIADEQLKPYVGELQQQLSAGKLSSRAFPVYLAAIAWLQSGKVGGNSEWLSQKLLSDAATSSTASPETRAMAIQLLPPNHASLTTDKLTEWAHQDNPALQKAAIQTLALRHTPEANDQLAKLAEDRQLSPQLQADAISGLASDQERFAPLLTKLTSNDNPTIATAAKRAARNSDKIEAADRPPLDNVDAWLSQLPQETSRAAGWRVFTSDRAMCSRCHTFDGRGAKVGPDLTHIGARTDRRRILQSILEPSQEIAPMFVAEMLLLDDGRVLSGFPLHQLVEDKRELFVDATGKTFEVDPDLIVERRAAEKSIMPEGLPGQLTLDEMADLLTLLSGDQ from the coding sequence ATGTTACATCGATTCTCTTTATTCATGCTGTTGGGCGCTGTTGGATTTGCTACGACCGCCGCGGCGGAGTCGCCGCGCGTGCTGGATGATCGGATGCAGTTAGAAATGATCGCCGAGAGCCCGGCGATTGTGACCCCGATCGGCGTCGCGTTTGACGCCCAGGGACGGCTGCTGGTGATCGAATCGCAAACGCATCATCGCAAAGAAGATTATGTAGGCCCCGAAAAAGATCGCATCCGCGCCTTTGTTGATAGTGATGGCGACGGCAAGAGAGACGCGTGGAGCACCTTCTATGAAGGGACGACCTTCACGATGAGCCTGGCGACGGCGGCCGATGGTTCGATTTATGTCGCGACGCGGATGGAAATCTTTCGCCTTCGCGACACCAACGACGACGGCGTCGCCGATGAGAAAACGCCGATCGCGCATCTCGAAACCAAGGGCAACTATCCGCACAACGGCCTGGCCGGTCTGACGTTCGCACCCGATGGAACGTTGATCTTTGGCATGGGCGAAAACCTGGGGGAGCCGTTCGCGCTGGTCGCGGCGGATGGAACGCAAATCACCGGCGGCGGAGAAGGGGGCTGCGTCTATCAATGCGAAGCGGACGGATCGAAGCTGCGGAAGATCGCCACCGGCGTTTGGAATCCCTTTGGCATGTGCTATGACCCCGAGGATCGACTCTTCTGCGTCGACAACGATCCCGATGGCCGCCCGCCGTGCCGGTTGTTGGAAATCGTCCCCACCGGCGACTACGGCTATCAATTTCGTTACGGCCGCTCCGGCGTTCATCCGCTGCAAGCTTGGGATGCGGAACTGCCAGGTACGCTGCCGATGGCGGCCGGAACCGGCGAAGCTCCTTGTGCGGTGCTCTACGATCATGGTTCGCTATTGGTCACCAGTTGGGGCGATCATCGGATCGAACGTTACGCCCTTGAACCTAGCGGCGCGACGGTACGTGGGCGCATGTCGCCGGTGGTCGTTGGTGACGAAAACTTCCGTCCGACCGGCATGGTTGAAGGCCCCGACGGCGCCTACTACTTCGCCGATTGGGTCGATCGCAGTTATCCGGTTCACGGCCAAGGTCGCCTTTGGAAACTCTCTTGGAAAAATGGCCCGCCGAAAGATGTTCGCCTAGCGCTCTCCAACGCCGAACAGGAAGCTCGCAAGTTGGCCAGGAAGTTTGATTTCAAGGCGCTCGACTCGAAAGATCTCTTTCTCCGCCAAGCGGCGATCGCCGGGCTGACCCAACAGCCAGGGCGATTACTGGCGGTCGATTGGGATACGCTGCCGACCGGCGAGCAACGGCTCGGCGTGTTGCAAGCGCTCCGTTGGATCGGCGCGACGCCGGATGAAGCGCATCTCGATGAAGCGCTGGCCGATGACGATGAAGCGGTCCGTATTGAAGCGGTCCGCTGGATCGCCGACGAGCAGCTGAAGCCGTATGTAGGAGAACTGCAGCAGCAACTCTCCGCCGGAAAACTATCGTCGCGTGCGTTTCCCGTTTATTTGGCGGCGATCGCCTGGTTGCAAAGCGGCAAAGTAGGCGGCAACAGCGAATGGCTGAGCCAAAAGCTGCTCAGCGACGCCGCGACATCCTCCACCGCGTCGCCAGAAACGCGGGCGATGGCGATCCAACTGCTGCCCCCTAATCACGCGTCGCTAACGACCGACAAGTTGACCGAATGGGCGCACCAAGACAATCCAGCGTTGCAGAAAGCGGCGATTCAAACGTTGGCGCTGCGTCATACGCCGGAGGCCAACGATCAACTTGCCAAGTTGGCGGAGGATCGTCAACTTTCTCCCCAGCTGCAAGCCGACGCCATTAGCGGATTGGCGAGCGACCAAGAACGATTTGCTCCGCTGCTGACCAAACTGACCAGCAACGACAATCCGACGATCGCGACCGCGGCGAAGCGCGCCGCTCGCAACAGCGACAAAATTGAAGCGGCCGATCGCCCGCCGCTCGACAATGTCGACGCCTGGCTTTCGCAACTTCCTCAAGAGACAAGCCGCGCCGCCGGTTGGCGAGTCTTCACTTCGGATCGGGCGATGTGCTCCCGCTGTCACACGTTCGATGGCCGCGGAGCCAAAGTGGGGCCTGATCTGACGCATATCGGCGCCCGGACCGATCGTCGCCGAATTTTGCAATCGATCTTGGAACCCAGCCAAGAAATCGCGCCGATGTTTGTCGCCGAGATGTTGCTACTGGATGATGGGCGCGTGTTGAGCGGCTTTCCGTTGCACCAACTTGTCGAAGACAAACGAGAGTTGTTTGTCGACGCGACCGGCAAAACGTTTGAAGTCGATCCCGATTTGATCGTCGAGCGCCGCGCGGCGGAGAAGTCGATCATGCCGGAAGGTTTACCGGGACAATTGACGCTTGACGAAATGGCCGACTTGCTGACGCTACTCTCAGGAGATCAGTAA
- a CDS encoding IS3 family transposase, producing the protein MKFAWIAQHRDSFPVETMCCVLQVSKSGFYRSLRAQPGPRALRTAKIHQAVKHVFEQSDQIYGSEKIAKKLQASDEMESPCRNTVAKAMRDLGLKSKVFSRFNPTTTKADPTKRPAANLLDQQFAADAPNQKWVTDITYLPTASGWVYLAVVLDLFSRKVVGWELSTSLATTLVSNALRNAIESRRPDTKQLLHHSDRGCQYTSDEYQRTLKTLGITCSMSRTGCCYDNAVMERFFWSLKHERTKFEEFSNIEEARLSVFRYIETFYNSERIHQTLGYLTPNQFEARHATNLAA; encoded by the coding sequence GTGAAATTCGCCTGGATCGCTCAACATCGTGACTCCTTTCCGGTCGAGACCATGTGCTGCGTGCTGCAGGTCAGCAAGAGCGGGTTTTATCGCTCGCTCCGTGCGCAGCCTGGTCCCCGGGCGCTGCGGACCGCGAAAATTCATCAAGCGGTGAAACACGTTTTCGAGCAGTCGGATCAAATTTACGGCAGCGAAAAGATTGCGAAAAAGCTGCAGGCGAGCGACGAGATGGAATCGCCCTGTCGCAACACCGTCGCTAAAGCGATGCGTGATTTAGGCCTGAAAAGCAAGGTTTTCAGCCGTTTCAACCCGACAACGACCAAGGCCGATCCCACGAAGCGTCCGGCCGCCAATCTCCTCGATCAACAGTTCGCGGCTGATGCCCCGAATCAAAAATGGGTGACCGATATTACGTATCTGCCAACCGCATCCGGCTGGGTTTACCTGGCGGTGGTGTTGGATTTATTTAGTCGCAAAGTGGTCGGCTGGGAGTTGTCGACAAGCCTGGCGACGACGTTGGTCAGCAACGCGCTGCGCAACGCGATCGAGTCGCGGCGGCCCGACACGAAGCAGTTGCTGCATCACAGCGATCGCGGCTGTCAGTACACCAGCGACGAGTATCAGCGAACGCTGAAGACGCTGGGAATCACTTGCTCAATGAGCCGCACCGGCTGCTGCTATGACAATGCGGTGATGGAGCGATTCTTCTGGTCGCTCAAGCACGAGCGGACGAAGTTCGAAGAATTCTCCAACATCGAAGAGGCCAGACTCAGCGTCTTCCGCTACATTGAAACGTTCTACAACAGCGAGCGAATCCACCAAACGCTAGGTTACCTAACGCCCAATCAGTTCGAGGCCCGGCACGCTACGAACTTGGCCGCGTAA
- a CDS encoding undecaprenyl-phosphate glucose phosphotransferase — MTPSNISPIRQQPTLLDACYRVVDGVSILVGLWLAVDWSNSTFSFAHQFAAAVAISLFYVIAELTGMYRNWRGVSTQREIGCGMVTWGVSLGALIVVGLITGHAASYSLLTAWYWLWMTPGLMVLTRVSIRCLLETLRARGLNYRGFAIVGVNPLGIQLAANIRDTPDLGLRFVGFFDDRPQSRLPSIPASLGTQVGDIADLIERSRSGDIDRIYITFPMRAEDRIRKVLAQLSDSTVSVYIVPDFFVFELLHSRWTDIRGLPVVSVFENPLYGVDGLMKRTTDLVLGSLLLMLCALPMLAIALAIKLTSPGPVFFHQRRYGLDGREFFVWKFRTMNVCEDGPVVTQATKDDKRVTAIGSFMRRTSLDELPQLFNVMYGNMSLVGPRPHATAHNEEYRKVIQGYMLRHKIKPGITGLAQVRGWRGETDTLEKMERRIECDHEYIRTWSIWSDIRILLQTISVVLLKKNAY, encoded by the coding sequence ATGACTCCCAGCAACATATCGCCAATTCGACAACAACCTACGTTGCTCGACGCATGTTATCGCGTCGTCGATGGCGTATCGATATTGGTCGGGTTGTGGCTCGCCGTTGATTGGTCGAACTCCACGTTCAGCTTTGCCCATCAATTCGCCGCCGCCGTCGCGATTAGCTTGTTCTATGTGATCGCCGAACTGACCGGCATGTATCGCAACTGGCGAGGAGTTTCGACCCAACGAGAAATCGGCTGCGGCATGGTGACCTGGGGAGTGAGCCTAGGAGCGTTGATCGTCGTGGGATTGATCACTGGTCACGCCGCTTCCTATTCGTTGCTGACCGCTTGGTACTGGCTGTGGATGACGCCGGGTCTGATGGTGTTAACGCGCGTCTCGATTCGCTGCTTGCTAGAAACGTTACGTGCTCGAGGACTCAACTACCGCGGATTTGCGATTGTCGGCGTCAATCCGTTGGGGATCCAGTTAGCGGCCAATATTCGTGATACGCCTGACTTGGGTTTGCGTTTCGTTGGTTTTTTTGATGATCGTCCACAAAGTCGTTTGCCGTCGATTCCCGCTTCGCTGGGAACGCAAGTGGGCGACATTGCCGATTTGATCGAGCGGTCTCGCAGCGGCGACATCGATCGGATTTACATCACCTTCCCGATGCGGGCCGAAGATCGCATTCGCAAGGTCTTGGCGCAGCTGAGCGACTCGACGGTGTCGGTCTACATTGTGCCTGACTTTTTCGTCTTTGAACTGCTGCATTCGCGCTGGACCGATATCCGCGGCTTGCCTGTGGTCAGCGTTTTTGAAAACCCGCTCTATGGGGTCGACGGTTTGATGAAGCGGACGACCGACCTAGTGTTGGGCTCGTTGTTGTTGATGCTGTGCGCCTTGCCGATGTTGGCGATCGCACTAGCGATCAAGTTAACGTCTCCTGGGCCGGTATTCTTTCACCAGCGCCGTTATGGTTTAGATGGACGTGAGTTTTTCGTCTGGAAATTCCGGACGATGAATGTCTGCGAAGATGGACCAGTCGTCACGCAGGCGACCAAAGACGACAAACGCGTGACCGCCATCGGCAGCTTCATGCGGCGCACGTCTCTGGACGAACTGCCGCAACTGTTTAATGTGATGTACGGCAACATGTCGCTCGTTGGACCACGGCCGCATGCGACCGCTCATAATGAAGAATACCGCAAAGTAATCCAAGGCTATATGCTGCGTCACAAGATCAAACCCGGCATCACCGGCCTAGCGCAAGTACGCGGCTGGCGCGGTGAAACCGATACGCTAGAGAAAATGGAACGCCGCATCGAATGCGATCACGAGTACATCCGCACGTGGAGCATCTGGAGCGACATTCGTATTCTGCTGCAGACGATCTCGGTAGTGCTGTTGAAAAAGAACGCTTACTGA